A DNA window from Candidatus Margulisiibacteriota bacterium contains the following coding sequences:
- a CDS encoding BrnA antitoxin family protein → MAIVSKWGWQILRDQTAEGWKKFHEACRHEPVDDGDPDCPFPTDEELDQFQPENPRARRGRPPKPDRKQPVFMYFEAKTLNHLRATGKGWQTRVSDFIARGVKSGAL, encoded by the coding sequence GGGCTGGCAAATTTTGCGTGACCAGACCGCGGAAGGCTGGAAAAAATTCCACGAAGCCTGCCGGCACGAACCGGTGGATGACGGCGATCCGGATTGTCCTTTTCCGACCGATGAGGAGTTAGACCAATTCCAGCCGGAAAATCCGCGCGCGCGGCGCGGCCGTCCGCCCAAGCCCGACCGCAAGCAGCCGGTGTTTATGTACTTTGAGGCGAAAACGCTAAACCATTTACGCGCCACCGGCAAAGGCTGGCAGACGCGCGTCAGTGATTTTATTGCCCGGGGCGTAAAGAGCGGCGCGCTGTAA